From Novipirellula artificiosorum, the proteins below share one genomic window:
- a CDS encoding sulfatase family protein → MKTLQLLTITLLGVLPSLGIAESPRPNLLFIFADDWGWGDLGCHGHPYVQTPNIDRLAREGTDFHRFTVASGVCSPSRTAVMTGHFPARYNIDGHFAWVETNAKRNMPDWLDPAVVTLPKLLHRGGYATAHFGKWHLANDMIPDSPSPGVYGYDAYGAFNCSGEQMPVHEDAAGAIAFIEKSHQAGKPFFINLWVHEPHTPFHTVPKYRWRFRDSGLEEADEIYASVLSHADDRIGQVLDTLDRLELTENTLVIFSSDNGPARASGSTELSLTYDTATGAGYGIAASKGITAGRKGYKAALFEGGINVPFLARWPGKIAAGEIDRSSMISAVDLLPTFCQIAGVELPPDYQPDGVSQLAALTGTPSQGREAPLFWKMSGRWPPRVTPSYHWVTYATVNRNWKLLTNEALNHSELYDIVSDPYEKNDVAQTRPEVVAQLIQSISQWKATLPTKPSGKVFSIQREASTEATARPKH, encoded by the coding sequence ATGAAAACACTGCAATTACTTACCATCACGTTGCTTGGCGTCTTGCCATCCCTCGGCATCGCCGAGTCACCCCGTCCGAATCTGTTGTTTATCTTTGCCGATGATTGGGGCTGGGGGGATCTTGGCTGTCATGGTCATCCCTATGTTCAAACACCGAACATTGACCGACTTGCTCGTGAAGGCACCGACTTTCATCGGTTTACGGTCGCCAGTGGTGTGTGTTCGCCGAGCCGAACGGCGGTGATGACGGGACATTTCCCAGCTCGCTACAACATCGACGGGCACTTTGCTTGGGTGGAGACGAATGCGAAACGCAACATGCCCGATTGGCTTGACCCCGCTGTGGTTACCTTGCCAAAACTATTGCATCGCGGTGGCTATGCGACAGCACACTTCGGTAAATGGCATCTTGCCAACGACATGATTCCTGATTCACCGTCGCCCGGCGTTTACGGTTACGACGCGTACGGCGCATTCAACTGCTCGGGCGAACAGATGCCGGTTCACGAAGATGCGGCCGGCGCGATTGCGTTCATCGAAAAGAGCCACCAAGCCGGCAAGCCGTTCTTTATTAACCTCTGGGTCCATGAACCTCATACCCCCTTTCACACGGTTCCAAAGTATCGCTGGCGTTTTCGAGACAGCGGACTCGAAGAAGCCGACGAAATTTATGCTTCGGTCCTGTCACATGCCGATGATCGAATCGGCCAGGTGCTCGATACACTCGATCGGTTGGAGTTGACAGAGAACACGTTAGTGATCTTCAGCAGTGACAACGGACCGGCTCGTGCGTCAGGCTCAACGGAGTTGTCGCTGACGTATGATACGGCCACAGGTGCGGGATATGGTATCGCTGCCTCCAAAGGCATCACGGCTGGCCGCAAGGGTTATAAGGCTGCGTTGTTTGAAGGCGGGATCAATGTCCCCTTCCTCGCCCGGTGGCCTGGGAAGATTGCGGCTGGTGAAATTGATCGCTCTTCGATGATTTCGGCAGTCGACTTGTTGCCCACGTTTTGCCAGATCGCAGGCGTTGAACTGCCACCTGACTATCAGCCTGATGGCGTCAGTCAGCTCGCTGCTTTGACGGGCACACCGTCGCAGGGACGAGAGGCCCCACTTTTTTGGAAAATGTCGGGACGATGGCCACCGAGAGTGACCCCCTCTTACCACTGGGTTACGTACGCTACGGTCAATCGCAATTGGAAACTGCTGACGAACGAAGCGCTCAACCACTCGGAACTCTATGACATCGTCTCCGATCCGTATGAAAAAAACGACGTTGCCCAAACGCGTCCCGAGGTGGTCGCGCAGTTGATCCAGTCGATTTCGCAATGGAAAGCGACTCTGCCTACCAAGCCGAGCGGCAAGGTGTTCTCAATCCAGCGAGAAGCTTCGACCGAGGCCACCGCACGACCGAAACACTAG